From a single Bacilli bacterium PM5-9 genomic region:
- a CDS encoding DNA replication protein (product_source=KO:K02086; cath_funfam=1.10.10.10,1.10.10.630; cog=COG3935; ko=KO:K02086; pfam=PF07261; superfamily=158499; tigrfam=TIGR01446), with product MINFEKLLENKIISKEQFLLNYYSLININETELVIILLIENMLSSNKLVTVQELEKKMNISSDIINKAIKRLIQKKYLSFDPYSSNNSIDTSFIYEKIVDQLTKDEIASNEKNKTKNEGNLIKMFEKEFKRNLSPFEIETIREWSTSFSEELIIYSLREAVLNGVINLKYIEKIIVEQAKIING from the coding sequence ATGATTAATTTTGAAAAACTTTTAGAAAATAAAATAATAAGTAAAGAACAATTTCTACTTAATTATTATTCTTTAATTAATATTAATGAAACAGAACTTGTGATTATATTATTAATAGAGAATATGTTAAGTTCAAATAAATTAGTTACAGTTCAAGAATTAGAAAAGAAAATGAATATATCAAGTGATATTATAAATAAAGCAATAAAAAGATTAATACAAAAAAAATATTTAAGTTTTGATCCATATTCAAGTAATAATAGTATTGATACAAGTTTTATTTATGAAAAAATTGTTGATCAATTAACAAAAGATGAAATAGCAAGCAATGAAAAAAATAAGACAAAAAATGAGGGAAACCTTATAAAAATGTTTGAGAAAGAGTTCAAAAGAAATTTATCACCATTTGAAATAGAAACTATTAGAGAATGGTCAACATCATTTAGTGAAGAATTAATTATTTATAGTTTAAGAGAAGCAGTATTAAATGGTGTAATAAATTTAAAATATATTGAAAAAATTATTGTGGAACAGGCGAAAATTATTAATGGATAA
- a CDS encoding endonuclease-3 (product_source=KO:K10773; cath_funfam=1.10.1670.10,1.10.340.30; cog=COG0177; ko=KO:K10773; pfam=PF00730; smart=SM00478,SM00525; superfamily=48150; tigrfam=TIGR01083) gives MDKRALKIKEVLDKMYPDAYCELNFSNELELLIAVLLSAQTTDKSVNKLTKMLFKKYQSVDDYINADINELENDLRTIGLYKNKAKNIIKLANMLKNDFNKTIPHTREELERLPGVGRKTANVVLSCAFNVPTIAVDTHVERVAKRLKLAYKNDSVLKVEEKLMKKFPKEMWSKLHHQLIFFGRYHCKAINPNCNTCQLKELCRYPNINI, from the coding sequence ATGGATAAAAGAGCTTTAAAAATAAAAGAAGTTTTAGACAAAATGTACCCTGATGCATATTGTGAACTTAATTTTTCAAATGAACTAGAGTTGTTGATTGCTGTTTTACTATCAGCACAAACAACCGATAAATCTGTAAACAAACTAACTAAAATGTTATTTAAAAAATATCAATCAGTAGATGACTATATAAATGCAGATATAAATGAATTAGAAAATGATTTAAGAACTATCGGTTTATATAAAAATAAGGCAAAGAATATTATTAAACTTGCTAATATGTTAAAAAATGATTTTAATAAAACAATTCCTCATACTAGAGAGGAATTAGAAAGATTACCTGGTGTTGGAAGAAAGACTGCTAATGTTGTCTTATCATGTGCTTTTAATGTTCCGACAATTGCAGTTGATACGCATGTTGAGCGTGTTGCAAAACGCCTTAAACTTGCATATAAAAATGATTCAGTTTTAAAGGTTGAAGAAAAGTTGATGAAAAAGTTTCCAAAAGAAATGTGGTCAAAGCTACATCATCAATTAATTTTCTTTGGTAGATATCATTGTAAGGCGATAAACCCTAATTGCAATACTTGTCAATTAAAAGAGCTTTGCAGATACCCAAATATAAATATCTAA
- a CDS encoding small subunit ribosomal protein S21 (product_source=KO:K02970; cath_funfam=1.20.5.1150; cog=COG0828; ko=KO:K02970; pfam=PF01165; tigrfam=TIGR00030), with product MSKVEVRNNESLDDALRRFKRQVSKTGTLQEARKREYYVKPGIKKKLKSEEARKKKF from the coding sequence ATGTCAAAAGTTGAAGTAAGAAATAATGAATCTTTAGATGATGCACTTCGTCGTTTTAAAAGACAAGTTTCCAAAACTGGTACTCTTCAAGAAGCACGTAAGAGAGAATATTATGTAAAGCCTGGAATTAAAAAGAAATTAAAGTCTGAAGAAGCACGTAAAAAGAAATTTTAA
- a CDS encoding hypothetical protein (product_source=Hypo-rule applied; superfamily=90064) — protein sequence MNIYRYMRNINNVLIVGDINFFDDDNIEVEMISDHKQENVVRYINILDFINDKKKPFYFKYNNIIIEEKYLDIFGDVKYFFEDNNFKLLIILNKEYQIEKSDTLIKILDNKLFDTKIFSDDNFQILEITR from the coding sequence GTGAATATTTACAGGTATATGAGAAATATTAATAATGTTTTAATTGTAGGAGACATTAATTTTTTTGATGATGATAATATTGAAGTTGAAATGATTTCTGATCATAAACAAGAAAATGTTGTAAGGTATATAAATATCTTAGATTTTATTAATGACAAAAAAAAGCCATTTTATTTTAAATATAATAATATTATAATAGAAGAGAAATACTTGGATATCTTTGGTGATGTTAAATATTTTTTCGAAGATAATAATTTTAAATTATTAATTATTTTAAATAAAGAATATCAAATTGAAAAAAGTGATACTTTAATTAAAATATTAGATAATAAATTATTTGATACTAAAATTTTTAGTGATGATAATTTTCAAATTTTAGAAATAACTAGGTGA
- a CDS encoding cation diffusion facilitator family transporter (product_source=TIGR01297; cath_funfam=1.20.1510.10,3.30.70.1350; cog=COG0053; pfam=PF01545,PF16916; superfamily=160240,161111; tigrfam=TIGR01297; transmembrane_helix_parts=Inside_1_11,TMhelix_12_34,Outside_35_79,TMhelix_80_99,Inside_100_111,TMhelix_112_134,Outside_135_153,TMhelix_154_176,Inside_177_182,TMhelix_183_201,Outside_202_296), translating to MIDSNYKKIRFVLASILFLNLLVSFTKIFLGYYTNSQSVYADGFHSLSDGFNNIIGIVALSIAYKPADENHPYGHKKIETILSLFIGFILLLMSYNIFVDALKNFNKPLNLNISIFSILIMIATMIVNIFVTIYEKKKGEELNSSFLISDAKHTMSDVYVSASVVISLIGIKYLGLPEYFDTIISFLVVIFIFKTAITIIIDSSKILSDTKIINPELVEEIVYSFNDVKECHMIKSRGFDNFAFLELHVLVDENMSVKVAHSLSHDIETKIKKEIMKNVNVVIHIEPFGNSHIDEE from the coding sequence ATGATAGACTCTAACTATAAAAAAATACGATTTGTTTTAGCTTCAATTCTATTTTTAAATTTACTTGTATCATTTACGAAAATTTTTCTTGGTTACTATACCAACTCTCAAAGTGTCTATGCTGATGGGTTTCACTCTTTAAGTGATGGTTTTAATAATATTATCGGTATTGTTGCTTTATCTATTGCGTATAAGCCTGCTGATGAAAATCATCCATATGGACATAAAAAAATTGAAACAATCTTATCTTTATTTATTGGTTTTATTTTACTTTTAATGTCTTATAATATCTTTGTTGATGCACTTAAAAATTTCAATAAACCTTTAAACTTAAATATATCAATTTTTTCTATATTGATAATGATTGCTACAATGATTGTTAATATTTTTGTAACTATTTATGAAAAGAAGAAGGGTGAAGAATTAAATAGTTCTTTCTTAATTAGTGATGCTAAACATACAATGTCTGATGTTTATGTCAGTGCATCAGTTGTTATTTCATTAATTGGTATTAAATATTTAGGCTTACCTGAATACTTTGATACAATAATTTCATTTTTAGTTGTGATTTTCATTTTTAAAACAGCAATCACTATTATAATTGATTCTTCCAAGATTTTAAGTGATACTAAAATAATTAATCCAGAGTTAGTTGAAGAGATTGTTTATTCTTTTAATGATGTAAAAGAATGCCATATGATAAAGAGTAGGGGCTTTGACAACTTTGCTTTTTTAGAACTACATGTTTTAGTTGATGAAAATATGAGTGTAAAGGTGGCTCATTCTTTATCACATGATATTGAGACAAAAATAAAAAAAGAGATAATGAAAAATGTCAATGTTGTAATTCACATTGAGCCATTTGGTAATAGTCATATTGATGAGGAGTGA
- a CDS encoding putative DNA-binding transcriptional regulator YafY (product_source=COG2378; cog=COG2378; pfam=PF13280; superfamily=46785): MSTRVANSIKMLEILRDGRKYKKNELAQLLQTNPRNIIEYRKDLYDAGYNIEYQNGTNGGYYLDSACLLPSVNLSNNEKTALLRSYDFLKNSDFFHLKNYYDALIKIKANFDSSNLLHESYINQARPVDIDLIDNYYKVLSNAISMHRKVSLKYESINSDTIKKTIIHPYELIRYQNFWYLIARDESSDKQFKIYKLSKRMKELTILEDKPFYFDEDFKASDYIGKTSLIKLERFEIELIATGASAVSLSEKKIGLDPVYDWVDQNTLCLKTTIEGKYNAIGLILSLGNNAKLVKPQSLVDEIKKIIEKMHNIYIDSSHL; encoded by the coding sequence ATGTCAACTAGAGTTGCTAATAGTATCAAAATGTTAGAAATATTAAGAGATGGTCGAAAGTATAAAAAAAATGAGCTTGCTCAATTATTACAAACAAATCCAAGGAATATTATTGAATATCGTAAAGATTTATATGATGCTGGTTATAATATCGAATATCAAAATGGTACAAATGGTGGTTATTATTTGGATAGTGCTTGTTTATTACCTAGTGTAAATTTATCGAACAATGAAAAGACGGCACTTTTAAGATCCTATGATTTTTTAAAGAATAGTGACTTTTTTCATTTGAAAAACTATTATGATGCTCTTATTAAAATTAAAGCAAATTTTGATTCTAGTAATTTACTTCATGAATCATATATTAATCAAGCTCGTCCTGTTGATATTGATTTAATTGATAATTATTACAAAGTATTATCGAATGCTATTTCAATGCACCGTAAGGTATCATTAAAATATGAATCTATTAATAGCGATACTATTAAAAAGACAATTATTCATCCTTATGAGTTAATTCGTTATCAAAATTTTTGGTATTTGATTGCTCGTGATGAATCGAGCGATAAGCAATTTAAAATTTATAAATTATCTAAAAGAATGAAAGAATTAACAATCTTAGAAGATAAACCGTTTTACTTTGATGAAGATTTTAAAGCAAGTGATTATATTGGTAAAACTTCTCTTATTAAGCTAGAACGTTTTGAAATAGAATTGATTGCTACTGGGGCAAGTGCTGTATCGTTAAGTGAAAAAAAGATTGGTTTAGACCCTGTTTATGATTGGGTTGATCAAAATACACTTTGCCTTAAAACTACAATTGAAGGGAAGTATAATGCTATTGGCTTAATTTTATCATTAGGTAATAATGCAAAATTAGTGAAGCCACAATCACTTGTTGATGAGATTAAAAAGATTATTGAAAAGATGCATAACATCTACATTGATAGTTCACACTTATAA